CCAACCCGACCTTCCGTGGCGGACTTGAGGATCTCTCCCTGCTGTACCGAAACGGTTGCATCGCCGCGCTGGAAGCCGGCGTTAAAGCGGTCTATCGTCTCCAGTTTCGGTCTGTTCAGTTCCGGCTCGACAATTTCGACGCACGCTTCATGAATTTCACTTTCGTCCAGACCGACCGGTGACTTGGCTATCGAGTCAGAGGCGAGCTTTGGATACTGGCAATGCCTGCGAAACATTCCAAGCAGGTTCGGTTCGCAGACCGCAACAAGAGTGGCGGTCTCCTCTGCAAGTATCCGGTCCACCGCATTCGCGACGCCATGGGTGAATTCGTCCAGCTGGACCTGTTGATAGTCAGCCGGGCTTTCCCCCTGGGCATGATGTTTTGCATCGGGGCGACCGCCGCCGGCGCTGCTTGCAGAGTGAAACCCGACATCCGCCGGAAGTTGGGTTATTCCCCTTATTTTCGCCATGCTGTCTTCCATGACCTCGGTTTCAATAACGCTTATTTCATATCGGGTTGCCCTGAAAAGGCAGACGTCCTTCTGATCGATAGCGATGATGAAGAAGGATTGCGCGCTGTCGATCAGGGGCATCAAGGGAAGTATATGAAAGGAGTCCTTGACCGCGATATGTTCCGGCGGCGCGATCGGCAAGGGGTGCGTGCGTGTGAACGCGGCAGAAATAAAAATAGCGATTCCCCGCATGCCGGGGCTGCCAATGGGAAGACGGAAGATTTCATCCCGTTCGGCATATGCAAGAATTTCCGACGGATCAAATCCGTTGCGTTCGAGGTCTTTTTCCGCATCCCGAATGAGATTCCGAAAACGGATACCGTTCACCTTGTCTTCCGGCGGTATCTGATGAACGGGAAGATAGATGGATACGGCCGGGTCAGAATCGGCATCGATCAGCGTCATGACATCGGATCTTGTTATCATCTCTGCTCCTTCTCATTCGCGCCTCATTTGAAAACCCGTTGCGAACAAGCGTCGTCTTAAAATACGAACCTGCTCCACTCGCCGTAGCTTTGCCTGACGCGGCCCCGGCGCACGCCAAGGGCGATCAAACCGGCTCCGCAGGCGAGACTCGACACCATGGCCGACAAATCCGCGCCATAGACAAACGGCGTGATCAGAAGCGCGACGCCAAACGCAATATTGAGAAAGCGAAGCGGCCGCGCCACCTCTGCGAGGGACGTCACTGTAACCGTAATCACCAGGGCGCCTATAAGGTGGTCGGCGTCCGCCATCCCACCCTGAGTGCCTAAAACCAGTCGCGTCAGCATCAACCAGACGCCGATTGCGATGCTTAAACACAGGTTCCACGGCAGCCCGACGCCGCCGCTGACCATTTCCCGGACGACTGTCCCGGGGCTCTGCTCGAACGTGTCGTCTTTCCGCTCATGGCGACCGTCATCCGTATCGCCGGTGAAGAAGATGCGCATCACATTAGCGCCCGCCTTTCGCCGTCGAACGAGGAACTGGCCTGTCGCGACAAGTTCGTCCAGGGAATACGGAATCTGGACAAGCATGGCGACGGCTGCGACGAGACAGAGCGTGCACCAGGTTCCGATGACAAGGGGCTGGATAATGATGAAGGTGATCGAAACGGCGCCGAGGGGAACGATCATGAAGCCGAACAGGACAACGAGCCATGGCATCGTGCGCCACCGCCGCGCGGACCCGATAATGCCGGTGAGGATTTCAAGCATGTAAGTGATCGCCCCAAGGCCGGCATCCGAAACCGGCCATGCTTCGGAAACGCTCGATGTGATGATTTCCTCGGTACCGTTCATGGGTGACGGTCCGCCCTCGAAAAACGGCTCCCAGACGCTATCGATATGGCCCAGCTGATACGCGGCGAGATACCGGGAGATAACGAGCCCTATCAGCGCAAGGAAAATGATCGGTGCGCGCTGGAACCAGCTCGACGGCGAAAAATCCCAGCCCGGTGGAACCGTCGGGCCCGTCAGCGCGGCAACGGCGCTGACTCCCGGCGGCGGGCGCGTCAGAACGGCAAACCCGAATGCCAGCGCGCCCACCAGCGTATCGTTGAGGTACGCGGCCGCTGTCGGCGCCCAGAAGATCAGCGGCGCCGACATTACCCATAGACCGATTGCCGCCGTAACCCATCGGACCAGGCCGTAGCGTGTGGAAAGGGAAACCAGGGCGCTCATAATGAGCAGGATGCCGGAAACGAAATCGCTTATCACAAGTGCGGCGGACTCGTAGCCAAGAATTGGGGGCGATGTCGCCAGCCAGAATCCCAGTCCCATTGTGGCGAAGTGAGCCCAGATGAAGCGACTGTGCGCCTCTCGATTCTGCTCCTCGTGCCGCGCGCGCAGTTTTTCGGGATTGTCGACCTTGCGGGCCGCCGACTGCAACCAGAGTGGCGCGGTAATGCCGTTCTCTTCGTACCACTGCGCGGGGTCGTCCTTGAGCGCTGTCACGAGTTTCGGCAGTTCGTCGCCGATCCAGTGCGCCGGGCTCCAGCCGAGAAGTTCCCGCGCGCGCGAAATGTCGAGGGCGTAATGATCGTCGGCCATGTCGATCATGAACGGTCGGATAAACGGCGCTTCGCCCTGGTCGATGACATCCGGTACGATCGGTTCGGACTTTTCTTCGAGCCAGGCGCCGACGCGCGCCAGACCTTTCGGCGCCTCGATTGTCGTCCAGTTTTCCTCTCCATGGATCAGGCGGCCCAGTTCATCCTGCAGCGCGCCGTATCCCATCGCCTCCGGCTCGCCCACGAGAATTGTCGCCTCCGGCGGCAAATCGTTGCGGCGGTCGACAGCGCGCATGAAGGCGTCGATCATGTCGTCGGTGTGGAGAAAGGACTGCCCGACAAGCAAGTCGCCGGAATAGACGCGGCTTTTAATGTCGCGCTCGTAAATTCGCGCAATCTGCTGCGATAGCGTGGGCACAGCCATCCGGTCGCTGTAGAGCCCGGACAACCGGAGCAGCAGATAGGGAATCTCGCCGTGTTCCTCTTCGATGACCTTCTCGGCAGCGGCCTTTGACCGGGGGTAAGCCCACTTCGGCGCCAGGGGGGTTTCCTCGTCGATGCGCTCGCCCGGTTTGCACGGTTGGTGCACCAGCATCGTTCCGGAAAAGATGAAACGCTCGACGGCAAAATCCTGCAGTCCCTGCAACAGGCGTCGCGTGCCTTCGACATTCACTGTTTCGTACAGCGGGCTGTCCTCGCCCGTAAAATCGAAATAAGCGGCGAGATGGATGACCGCTGCAATCTTGTTTCCGTACCGCTCCTTGAATTTGTAAAAGAATAGCGCAACCGACTCGTCGGAGGTCAGGTCGCAGCGCAGATAATCTTCCAGCGAACCGGTCTGTTCTTCATCCAGATCGGATCTGTCCAGGCCGACGACGCGATATCTGTCTTTCAATGAAGCGCTTAACGCAGTTCCGATCCCTCCCGCAGCCCCCGTTATGAGAACGGTTGGTTTGGTTTTTTCCGTCAAAACAGTGCCTTGTGCCGTTTCAGTAGAAGTCCGTTCCGTGCATTAACGTTCCGGGAAAGAACATTGTTCCGGCCTATCGGTCAGCAACCTCACCGAGGCGTTCGTGTTGGTGTCTGGAGGTGCGAGTCTTCGTGAGCGCATCCCGGCCGTGGGGGCCCTCGAAGTCGATTATCGGTCCGGCGGGCACAATACCGGTAGGGTCGACCTGGGGCTGACTGGTATAATAATGGCCCTTGATATGATCCAGCCGGACCGTTTCGGCCACCCCGCTCTGTTGGAACAGGTCTCGCGTATAGGGCCACAGATTTGCATAGTCCATCAGGCGGCGAAGGTTACATTTGAAGTGGCTGTAATAGACGGCGTCGAACCGGACCAGCGTGGTAAACAGGCGCCAATCGGCCTCGGTGATGTTATCGCCCATCAGGTAACGGTTTTCCGATAACCGTTTGTCGAGCCAGTCCAGCGTTTCAAACAGCGGCGCCACGGCTTCGTCATAGGCGTCCTGGGACGTCGCAAAACCGGCTTTATAGACGCCGTTATTGACCGTGTTGTACACCCGGTCGTTGATCGCGTCGATTTCGGACCGCTGACTTTCGGGATAGTAGTCGTGATCGGACGCGCCCAGTTCGTCAAATGATGCGTTCAACATGCGGATGATATCAGCGGACTCGTTATTGACGATCGTGCGCGTATGCAGATCCAGCAGCACGGGCACGGTGACTTTGCCGGTGTAATCGGGCACGGCCGCGCTGTAGACCTGATGGAGGTAGTCCGCGCCGAAAACTGGGTCCGGTATGACGCCGGGCCCGTCCTGGAAACTCCAGCCCTTGCTTCCCATGTGCCAGTGCACCACCGACAGGGAAACGATGCTTTCGAGCGCTTTCAGCCGGCGAAATATCAGTGTCCGGTGCGCCCAGGGGCATGCATAGGAAACGTACAGGTGATACCGGTGACGGTCTGCCTCGAACCCCTTCTTCCCCGCGGGACCGGCAGCGTCACCTGGCGTGATCCAGTCCCGGAGGACAGAATCCGGGCGGTTGAACCGGCCATCGTCGGATTCGGAAATTAGCGATTCTTCACACCATTTCCCGTTGACTAACTTTCCCATATTGAAAATACCTCCCTTCGGATCCGGGTTTACCTGCTATTTGCGCTCGAAGAATCGAAGCGGCTTATGCGGGCGAGGTGCGTTGCATGTGGTAGTGGTTGATCAGTCCGCCGGCGCGGATGATTCGGATCTGCCGGGGCGAAAGGACGTGTTTCATGGGTATCGGGACGTCGCCGCCATTGTGTTCAAGCCGTACCGTAAGCGAGTCCTCGTCCAAGGCCCGCCCATCGAGCCCGGTGAGCCGAATTTCGTCACCGGTCGAAATTCGTCCAAAATCCTCCGGATTCACGAACACCAGCGGTAATATGCCAAAATTAACCAGGTTCTCGCGATGAATGCGGGCAATGCTTTTTGCGATGACAACACGCAATCCGAGATGCCGGGGTGCGATGGCGGCGTGTTCCCGGCTGGATCCCTGGCCGTAGTTCCTCCCCGCGACGACGATATGGCCATTTTCCCTGCATTGTGACGCACGCGAAACGTAGCCCGCGTCCACGCCACCGAACACGAACTCGCTGATCCGTGAAATATTGCTGCGGAACGGCAGGACCCTGGCTCCCGCGGGCATGATTTCGTCCGTGGAAATGTCGTCGCCAACCTTGAGCAGGACGCGAAGCGCCATAGAGGAGGGAAGCGGATCGAATGTCGGCATCGCGGTAATATTCGGCCCCTTGACGAGGTCGGTTTCACGCGCCGCTGTGTCGCTGACCGGCCCGATCAATAAGCTGTCGTCAATAGAGGGGTTCTCCGGCTGCCGAATGTCGACGGGATCGATTCCGAGGTCGCGCGGGTCGGTTATCGTCCCCTTCAGCGCCGACGCCGTAGCCGTTTCGGGGCTGCAGAGATAGACTCGGTCCTCCCGCGTTCCGGATCGGCCAGGAAAATTGCGCGGCACCGTTCGCAGGCTTGCGCGCCCCGTCGCTGGCGCCTGCCCCATACCGATACAGCCATTGCAGCCCGTCTGGTGAAGCCGCGCGCCGGCGGCGATCAGCGTCGCCAGGCTGCCGTCCCGTGTGAGTTGCAGCAACAACTGCCGCGATGTCGGATTGACATCGAACGATACACGCGGCGAAATTTTCCGGCCCGCGACCATATGGGCGGGAACGGCGAAGTCGCGGTAACCCGGGTTGGCGGAGGAGCCGATATAGCTTTGGTATATCGCTTCTCCCGCCACGTCCTGAACGGGCACGACATTGCCGGGGCTCGATGGTTTGGCGATGAGCGGTTCGAGCGCCGATAAATCCATTTCGTCGCTGATATCGTATACGGCGTCCGTATCCGCTTCGAGCGGTTTCCAGTCGTCCGCCCGTCCTTCGCTTGCGAGAAACCGCCGAACCTCGTCATCTGAAGGAAACACGGACGTCGTGGCGCCGAGTTCAGCGCCCATGTTGGCAATGACATGGCGGTCCATTGTGCTCAGACAGTCCAGTCCCGGACCGTGATATTCAATGATCCGACCCATGCCCGCCTCGACCCCGTGACGACGCAGCATTTCCAGTATGGTGTCTTTTGCGCTGACCCAATCGGGCAGGGCGCCCGTCAGGCGGACGCCCCAGATTTCCGGCATCCGCATATGAAACGGGTCGCCCGCCATCGCCATCGCCACGTCCAGACCGCCAGCGCCAATCGCGAGCATGCCGAGCGCGCCGGCACCGCAGCTATGGCTGTCGGCTCCCAACATCGTCGCCCCGGGCTTTCCGAAACGCTGCATATGGACGGGATGGCTGACGCCGTTGCCCGGCGGGCTGAACCAGATACCGTACCGCTGGCAGGCGCTTCGCAGGAAAAGATGGTCGTCGGGATTCCTGTTGTCCTCCTGGAGCAGGTTATGGTCGACATACTGGGCGGACAGCGCTGTCTTGACGCGCGGAATTTGCAGTGCTTCGAGCACAAGCATCACAAGTGTCCCCGTCGCGTCCTGCGTCAGGGTCTGGTCGATGGAGATCGCGATTTCGCTGCCTGGAACCGGTTCGCCATCCACCAGATGATCGGTAATGAGTTTCTGCGCGAGATTCAGGGCCATAAAAAATCACCTCCGCGAGGAACGTTACTTTTCATGGATATCGTGCTGAAGGCGCGCGAACAGGTCGGGCGTGATGTTCTCATCATGCTCGTTCTTGAGATGCGCGGCGATCGTCTGTATCACCTCCTCGTTGCTCTCGCCTTCCGCCGAGAAGCCGCAATCGGCATCGCCACGAATACAATTCAAAACCTTGGTCATAGCATTCTCCTATCATCTGGTTTCGCAGTACGTCTCAGGAGCATATCAGATGGGATGAATCGACCCTGCTTCCCTGCTCCCTACGGCTTGATTACGCTGCTTCCGCCGATCCCCGCGTCATATGTTCGGTCGCTATGTCGCGAGAATGAAACGATCGGGGTCGGCAAGGGTTTCCATAAAGGTCGCCATAAATCGCGCCGCGTCCGCGCCGTCGTTCACGCGATGGTCGAAGCCGAGACAAAGCGGCAGCATGAGCCGCGGCACAAACCCGATGGCGCCTGTCGCGGATCGTTCAGCGGCCGGCTCGTATCGTGCTTCGCCAAGGCCCAGAATAGCGGCCTCGGGCCAATTGATGATCGGCGTGAAAGCCCGCCCGCCCAGCGGTCCGACATTGGTAATGGTAAAGGTGCCGCCGGACATGTCTTCCTTCGACAATTTCCCCTGTCGGGCCCGCTCTGCGAGTTCGGATATCTCGGCGGCGATATCGAGAACGGATTTTCCGTCGGCGTCCCGCAAGACGGGGACAAGCAGCCCTCTATCGGTATCAACCGCCACGCCGATATTATGGTAGTGCTTGAAAACAATTTCCTTTCGCCGGCTATCGATGCTCGCATTGAACCGGGGGTGCTCCTTCAAAGCCGCCACCACTGCCTTGACGACGAAGGCGGTGAGGGTCAAGTCGCCGCCGCCTTCCGCGGCGTCGTCTCTGTGACGTTGCCGAAACGCTTCCAGCAAATCGATGGCGACGGCATCGATATGCGTCACGTGCGGAATTTGCTCCCAGGCCGTCGCCATTTTATTGGCAATCGCGCGCCGTACGGATCGTAATGGCTTGCGTTCGGTTTCGCCCCACTGCGCGAAGTCCGGAAGTGCGGAAGACGGTCGGCGGGATACACTTTCATCTTCCGCGGCCCGGCGCACGTCCTCGTCCGTGATGCGACCATGCGGGCCGCTCGGGGTAACGGCCCGCAGGTCGACACCGAGTTCGCGCGCCAGTTGTCGCGTGGCCGGAACGGACTTGACCGGCGCGCGTTTGCCCGAACCGCTCTTCCGGTCGGCTGCTTCGCCGTCGTCGTCGGCGTCGCCGTCACGATCGGCGCTATCTTCGGACGCCTCGTCTTCGGCGTCTTTACGCGACCGGCTCTCGCTCCGGGCCTGCCTGCTCCCCTGTCTGGTCTCGGAACGTTCCGACTGCTCGTCATGTTCCGCTTCGGCCGGTTCATCGCCGTCGCGATCGTCACCGCTGGCGGAAACTGGCCGTTCTTCTTCCTCCTCATCTGATGGTTGCCTGTCTTCAGAGAGCTGTTCGTCGTTTTTCTCGTCCCGCCGTCCTTCTTTTTTTTCCTCGCGGGTCGGCTCGTCTGTCGAGGGTTCACTCTCCTGCGCGCGATCCGACTCCCCGTCTTCATCCTTTTCGGTATCCCGCCTTTTGCCGGACTGCCCGGCGTCGGCAAATGTTATCAGGACGTCACCCACGGTTGCGATATCGCCGGCGCTGACATGAATTTTCTCGATCACGCCGCTTTCCGGTGCGGGAAGTTCCAGCGATGCCTTGTCCGTCTCCACCAGAAGGACGTCCTGCCCCTCCTCGACCTCGTCTCCTTCTCCGACCAGGATTTCCAGAATTTCCGCTTCGTGGATGCCTTCGCCCGGGTCGGGTAGCTTGAATTCGCGCGCCATGGTTATGGATCCTCAATACGACAGGGTCGACCGCGCCGCTTCGGCAATCCGATAGGCATCCGGGAGGTAGGCTTCCTCCCGGAAGAAGAAGGGAACGACGACATCGAACCCTGCTACCCGTCCGACCGGCGCTTCCAGAAATTCGAAAGCCTTTTCCTCAATTCGGGCCGTGATTTCGCCGCCGGGACCGAAGCTACGCGGCGCTTCGTGGATAACGATCGCCCGTCCCGTCTTTTTGACGGATTCTGTAAACAAGGCATCGTCCATCGGCGACACGGTAAGAAGATCGATGACATCGCATG
This genomic interval from Alphaproteobacteria bacterium contains the following:
- a CDS encoding DUF1059 domain-containing protein, with the protein product MTKVLNCIRGDADCGFSAEGESNEEVIQTIAAHLKNEHDENITPDLFARLQHDIHEK
- a CDS encoding NAD-dependent epimerase/dehydratase family protein encodes the protein MTEKTKPTVLITGAAGGIGTALSASLKDRYRVVGLDRSDLDEEQTGSLEDYLRCDLTSDESVALFFYKFKERYGNKIAAVIHLAAYFDFTGEDSPLYETVNVEGTRRLLQGLQDFAVERFIFSGTMLVHQPCKPGERIDEETPLAPKWAYPRSKAAAEKVIEEEHGEIPYLLLRLSGLYSDRMAVPTLSQQIARIYERDIKSRVYSGDLLVGQSFLHTDDMIDAFMRAVDRRNDLPPEATILVGEPEAMGYGALQDELGRLIHGEENWTTIEAPKGLARVGAWLEEKSEPIVPDVIDQGEAPFIRPFMIDMADDHYALDISRARELLGWSPAHWIGDELPKLVTALKDDPAQWYEENGITAPLWLQSAARKVDNPEKLRARHEEQNREAHSRFIWAHFATMGLGFWLATSPPILGYESAALVISDFVSGILLIMSALVSLSTRYGLVRWVTAAIGLWVMSAPLIFWAPTAAAYLNDTLVGALAFGFAVLTRPPPGVSAVAALTGPTVPPGWDFSPSSWFQRAPIIFLALIGLVISRYLAAYQLGHIDSVWEPFFEGGPSPMNGTEEIITSSVSEAWPVSDAGLGAITYMLEILTGIIGSARRWRTMPWLVVLFGFMIVPLGAVSITFIIIQPLVIGTWCTLCLVAAVAMLVQIPYSLDELVATGQFLVRRRKAGANVMRIFFTGDTDDGRHERKDDTFEQSPGTVVREMVSGGVGLPWNLCLSIAIGVWLMLTRLVLGTQGGMADADHLIGALVITVTVTSLAEVARPLRFLNIAFGVALLITPFVYGADLSAMVSSLACGAGLIALGVRRGRVRQSYGEWSRFVF
- a CDS encoding 2-oxo acid dehydrogenase subunit E2, which translates into the protein MAREFKLPDPGEGIHEAEILEILVGEGDEVEEGQDVLLVETDKASLELPAPESGVIEKIHVSAGDIATVGDVLITFADAGQSGKRRDTEKDEDGESDRAQESEPSTDEPTREEKKEGRRDEKNDEQLSEDRQPSDEEEEERPVSASGDDRDGDEPAEAEHDEQSERSETRQGSRQARSESRSRKDAEDEASEDSADRDGDADDDGEAADRKSGSGKRAPVKSVPATRQLARELGVDLRAVTPSGPHGRITDEDVRRAAEDESVSRRPSSALPDFAQWGETERKPLRSVRRAIANKMATAWEQIPHVTHIDAVAIDLLEAFRQRHRDDAAEGGGDLTLTAFVVKAVVAALKEHPRFNASIDSRRKEIVFKHYHNIGVAVDTDRGLLVPVLRDADGKSVLDIAAEISELAERARQGKLSKEDMSGGTFTITNVGPLGGRAFTPIINWPEAAILGLGEARYEPAAERSATGAIGFVPRLMLPLCLGFDHRVNDGADAARFMATFMETLADPDRFILAT
- a CDS encoding aconitate hydratase, with the protein product MALNLAQKLITDHLVDGEPVPGSEIAISIDQTLTQDATGTLVMLVLEALQIPRVKTALSAQYVDHNLLQEDNRNPDDHLFLRSACQRYGIWFSPPGNGVSHPVHMQRFGKPGATMLGADSHSCGAGALGMLAIGAGGLDVAMAMAGDPFHMRMPEIWGVRLTGALPDWVSAKDTILEMLRRHGVEAGMGRIIEYHGPGLDCLSTMDRHVIANMGAELGATTSVFPSDDEVRRFLASEGRADDWKPLEADTDAVYDISDEMDLSALEPLIAKPSSPGNVVPVQDVAGEAIYQSYIGSSANPGYRDFAVPAHMVAGRKISPRVSFDVNPTSRQLLLQLTRDGSLATLIAAGARLHQTGCNGCIGMGQAPATGRASLRTVPRNFPGRSGTREDRVYLCSPETATASALKGTITDPRDLGIDPVDIRQPENPSIDDSLLIGPVSDTAARETDLVKGPNITAMPTFDPLPSSMALRVLLKVGDDISTDEIMPAGARVLPFRSNISRISEFVFGGVDAGYVSRASQCRENGHIVVAGRNYGQGSSREHAAIAPRHLGLRVVIAKSIARIHRENLVNFGILPLVFVNPEDFGRISTGDEIRLTGLDGRALDEDSLTVRLEHNGGDVPIPMKHVLSPRQIRIIRAGGLINHYHMQRTSPA
- a CDS encoding glutathione S-transferase family protein, yielding MGKLVNGKWCEESLISESDDGRFNRPDSVLRDWITPGDAAGPAGKKGFEADRHRYHLYVSYACPWAHRTLIFRRLKALESIVSLSVVHWHMGSKGWSFQDGPGVIPDPVFGADYLHQVYSAAVPDYTGKVTVPVLLDLHTRTIVNNESADIIRMLNASFDELGASDHDYYPESQRSEIDAINDRVYNTVNNGVYKAGFATSQDAYDEAVAPLFETLDWLDKRLSENRYLMGDNITEADWRLFTTLVRFDAVYYSHFKCNLRRLMDYANLWPYTRDLFQQSGVAETVRLDHIKGHYYTSQPQVDPTGIVPAGPIIDFEGPHGRDALTKTRTSRHQHERLGEVADR